In Sphingopyxis sp. FD7, a single window of DNA contains:
- a CDS encoding NADPH:quinone oxidoreductase family protein, with the protein MRALQVRELRPDHAGAGFVDLPVPDAGPGEVRVRVRAAAVNFPDLLMTRGAYQLKPDLPFVPGLEFSGEVDAVGEGVESWSVGDAVVGGNRFGAMADYTVVPAASLRPKPAALGWEAAAAYPVAYLTAYVALVRCARVAPGEWVLVHGAAGGVGLATVDLAMALGARVIAVASSADKRAALERLYAPEAVIDGAAGFRDTVKALTGGQGADVIVDPVGGDIFDESTRCIAFGGRLLVVGFASGRIPELSVNRPLIKGFSVVGVRAGEYGRRFPERGAENVAAIDALAAEGRIRPHVHAALDLADWRKAFAMLERREAVGKVVLRP; encoded by the coding sequence ATGCGGGCGTTGCAGGTGCGCGAATTGCGGCCCGATCATGCGGGCGCGGGATTTGTCGACCTGCCCGTCCCCGACGCGGGGCCGGGCGAGGTGCGCGTGCGCGTGCGCGCGGCGGCGGTGAACTTTCCCGACCTGTTGATGACGCGCGGCGCCTATCAGCTCAAACCCGACCTGCCGTTCGTGCCCGGACTTGAGTTTTCGGGCGAGGTCGACGCGGTGGGCGAGGGGGTCGAAAGCTGGTCGGTCGGCGATGCGGTGGTGGGGGGCAATCGGTTCGGCGCGATGGCGGACTATACGGTCGTGCCCGCGGCATCGCTGCGGCCCAAGCCCGCGGCGCTGGGCTGGGAGGCCGCGGCGGCCTATCCGGTCGCCTATCTCACCGCCTATGTTGCGCTCGTACGGTGCGCGCGCGTCGCGCCGGGCGAATGGGTGCTGGTCCATGGCGCGGCGGGCGGCGTCGGGCTGGCGACGGTCGATCTGGCGATGGCGCTTGGCGCGCGGGTGATCGCCGTGGCGAGCAGCGCGGATAAACGCGCGGCGCTGGAACGGCTCTATGCGCCCGAAGCCGTGATCGATGGCGCGGCGGGCTTTCGCGATACCGTGAAGGCGCTGACCGGCGGGCAGGGCGCCGATGTCATCGTCGATCCCGTCGGCGGCGATATATTCGACGAATCGACGCGCTGCATCGCCTTTGGCGGGCGGCTGCTCGTCGTCGGCTTTGCGTCGGGGCGCATCCCCGAACTGTCTGTCAACAGGCCGCTGATCAAGGGATTTTCGGTCGTCGGCGTACGCGCGGGCGAATATGGGCGCCGCTTTCCCGAACGCGGAGCGGAAAATGTTGCGGCAATCGATGCGCTCGCGGCCGAAGGCAGGATCCGGCCGCATGTCCATGCGGCGCTCGACCTCGCCGACTGGCGCAAGGCGTTCGCGATGCTGGAGCGGCGCGAGGCGGTGGGCAAGGTCGTGCTGCGGCCCTAG
- a CDS encoding glycoside hydrolase family 108 protein has protein sequence MALSLSPASDVDMLIDAVIDREGRYVNHPADRGGATCWGITEAVARAEGYAGAMRTLPRDTAAAIYRRLYWLRPGFDKVALRAPAIAAELFDTGVNMGTGTAAGFLQRALNALNRAARDYPDIAVDRAIGPRTLAALDGFLKTRGKGGETVLLRAMEALQGERYIALAERRPSQEAFLYGWLANRVGDANP, from the coding sequence ATGGCTTTGTCCCTATCACCGGCCTCAGACGTCGACATGCTGATCGACGCCGTCATCGACCGCGAAGGCCGATATGTAAACCACCCCGCCGACCGCGGCGGCGCGACCTGTTGGGGCATCACCGAAGCGGTCGCGCGCGCCGAGGGCTATGCGGGCGCGATGCGAACGTTGCCGCGCGACACCGCCGCCGCCATCTATCGCCGCCTCTATTGGCTGCGCCCCGGCTTCGACAAAGTCGCACTCCGCGCCCCCGCGATCGCCGCCGAACTGTTCGACACCGGCGTCAACATGGGCACCGGCACCGCGGCGGGCTTTCTCCAGCGCGCGCTCAACGCGCTCAACCGCGCCGCGCGCGACTATCCCGACATCGCGGTCGACCGCGCGATCGGCCCGCGCACCCTCGCCGCGCTCGACGGTTTTCTCAAGACGCGCGGCAAGGGCGGCGAGACCGTCCTCCTGCGCGCGATGGAGGCGCTGCAGGGCGAACGCTACATCGCGCTCGCCGAACGCCGCCCCAGCCAGGAGGCCTTTCTCTACGGCTGGCTCGCCAACCGCGTGGGCGACGCAAACCCCTGA
- a CDS encoding holin family protein: MSIIEGLIGPIARLIDKIIPDPEARDRAKLELLKLEGSQEMEAIRTRMTAIVAEANSADPWTSRARPSFLYVMYALLLWAIPMGLIAAARPEMAKSIAEGMNAYLAGIPEPLYALFGTGYLGYTAARAWGKAKGVES, from the coding sequence ATGAGCATTATCGAAGGCCTGATCGGCCCCATCGCCAGGCTGATCGACAAGATCATTCCCGACCCCGAAGCGCGCGACCGCGCCAAGCTCGAACTGCTGAAACTCGAAGGCAGCCAGGAAATGGAGGCGATCCGCACGCGGATGACCGCAATCGTCGCCGAAGCGAACAGCGCCGACCCCTGGACCAGCCGCGCGCGGCCGAGCTTCCTCTATGTCATGTATGCGCTCTTGCTCTGGGCCATCCCGATGGGCCTGATCGCCGCCGCGCGCCCCGAAATGGCCAAAAGCATCGCCGAGGGCATGAACGCCTATCTCGCCGGCATCCCCGAACCGCTCTATGCGCTCTTCGGCACCGGCTATCTGGGGTACACGGCGGCGCGCGCGTGGGGGAAGGCGAAGGGGGTGGAGAGTTGA
- a CDS encoding SRPBCC family protein — MKPTKKTRRTDHAERLIAAPLVDVFAAFTSADTLARWLPPEGATGAFEHVDLRAGGGFRMRLTFDDAEVETKSDEDGDVVAVHIPVLDDGRLIVWEVAFESDDPRFSGTMAMHWYLSRQGGGTLVTVDAHHVPPGISAKDHVAGLNSSLANLARVVAG; from the coding sequence TTGAAGCCCACGAAAAAGACGCGGCGCACCGATCATGCCGAGCGGCTGATCGCGGCGCCGCTGGTCGATGTGTTTGCGGCCTTCACCAGCGCCGACACGCTGGCGCGCTGGTTGCCGCCCGAAGGGGCGACCGGTGCGTTCGAGCATGTCGACCTGCGGGCCGGGGGCGGCTTTCGGATGCGGCTGACCTTCGACGATGCCGAGGTCGAGACAAAGAGCGACGAGGACGGCGACGTCGTCGCGGTGCATATTCCGGTGCTCGACGACGGGCGGTTGATCGTGTGGGAGGTCGCGTTCGAATCCGACGACCCGCGCTTTTCGGGGACGATGGCGATGCACTGGTATCTGTCGCGGCAGGGCGGCGGCACGCTGGTCACGGTCGACGCGCACCATGTGCCGCCGGGGATTTCGGCGAAGGATCATGTGGCGGGGCTGAACTCGTCGCTGGCGAATTTGGCGAGGGTGGTGGCGGGATAG